Part of the Intestinibacillus sp. Marseille-P6563 genome is shown below.
CGCCTTCTTGCGGTCGAACTCGTCCTCGTCTTCCTTGGCCGGGTTGACGATGATCTCACCCGTGCAGCCGTCGAGCAGGATAAAGTCGCCGTTTTCGATGATGCGTGCCTGTTCGCCTGCACCGGCAGCCGCCGGCAGACCCATGGAACGCGCCATGATGGCCGAATGGCTGGTGCGGCCGCCGATCTGGGTGATGAAGCCCATAACCGGCTTGGTGCCGACCTTGGCCGTGTCCGACGGGGTCAGGTCATTGGCAACAATGATACACGGCTCGACGATGGTGTCGATCGGGTTGTCCGATACGCCCTTGAGCACCTTGAGTACGCGCATGGAGATGTCGCCGATGTCGGCAGCACGCGCCTGCATGTACTCGTCGTCCATGGCGCGGAACATCTCCTGGAAGTTGTCACAGTTGACTTTGCAAGCATATTCGGCGCATACGCCTTCGCCCGCAATGATGTCTTTCATGCCATCGATGAAGTCCTGATCCTCGATCATCATCAGGTGTGCTTCAAAGATTTCGGCTTCGTCGCCGAGCGTCTGGCCGGCTTCTTCCAAAATGCCTTCGATTTGCTGTTTTGCGGTCTGGATCGCCGCATCCACACGAGCCTGTTCAGCAGCTACGTCCTCTACCTTCTGCTTAGTAACGCTCAGGTCGGGTTCGCGCAGGACAAATGCCTTGGCCTTGACCAGGCCCTCGGATACGCCCAATGCTTCAATTGTAATCACTTAGTATTCCATCCTTCCTCTTTCCTCAATCCCTAAGGGCTTGAGTATCACAATCTGCCCTTGTCTTACACAAAGGCCTTTTCATTATTATTTTCCATGTTTCCGGCGGCTTTGTCAAGGGAATCCCGTGGTTTTACAAACCTTGTTACAGCCACCACAGGTCTATTTACATTTTACCCAAAAATACCCTGTTTTTTTCATTCAAATATTCTATTGATTTCATGCTTTTGTCGTGGTATTCTCCTGCAATATCAAAACAGGAGGTGCAAAGGTCTCATGTGGTGGATCGAAATTCTTGAGAAGTACTGGAACCAGCTGCGCGACTTTATCCAAAAGTACGGCATGCTTTCCTTCGTCATCCTGGTATTTTACTTCGTCCTGCTCGTCATCGCCTTCTTTGCAATCCTGCAAATTCGCACCATTATCCATACAAACGTGACCCATATTGAATACGGCATGTATTTGCCGCAGCTTTTCCGGGGATTATGAAACCGCCCTCTCCGGTTGGAGAGGGCGGTTATTACTTTCCGTATTATATTACGCTTTGTAGAATGCACCCATTCCCAGGAAGGCGCTGTACAGGTCGACCTTGGAGATGACCTCGAACGGTGCGTGCATGGACAGCACCGGCACACCAGCATCCACGGTGTCGATGTTGCGGTTGGCCAGGTACATGGCGACCGTACCGCCGCCGCCCTGGTCGACGCGGCCCAGCTGGGAGGTCTGCCACGGCACGCCCGCATTCTCCAGAATCAGGCGCACCTGGGCCATCAGCTCGGCATTGGCATCGCTCGTACCCGACTTGCCGCGTGCGCCGCTGTATTTCATCAGCGCAAAGCCGCAGTTGAGGCGGCCATCGTTGCGTGCTTCCGAAACATCGGCATAATTGGGGTCATACGCATTACACACATCAGTGGACAGGCAGGTCGAGTTTTCGTAGCATACCTCGGGATAAACGTCCTGGGTACGGCACAAATCGGCCATAAACGTATCGAAGAAACGCGACTGCATACCGGTCACGCCTTCCGAACCGATTTCCTCCTTGTCGACCAACAGGCAAACCGCCGTGCGGCGCGGGGTTTCATCGAGCGCAATCAGTGCAGTTGCTGCCGGATAGCAGCACACGCGGTCGTCGTGGCCATAGGCGCCCACCATGGAGCGGTCAAAGCCGATATCACAGGCGTTGAACGCAGGCACGCACGACAGCTCGGCCGACAGGAAATCGATTTCCCGCATGCCGTATTTGCGGTTGAGGTATTCCAGAATGGCCAGTTTGATCTTGTCCTTGCAGTCCTTGTCCTCGGTATTAGACGGCTGGGAACCGATCAAGATGTTCATATTTTCGGCCTTGATGCCGTCCACCATCTTTTCCTGCATCTGCTTGCTGGCCAGATGGGGCAGCAGGTCGGTGATGACGAATTTGGGGTCCTCCGGGTCGGAGCCAATATCCACCCGGAATTTGAGCATCTTGCCGTCGCGCACCACGCAGACCACGCCCCGCAGCTCGAGCGGGATCGCCGTCCACTGGTATTTCTTGATGCCGCCGTAATAGTGAGTCTTGAAGAACGCCATGCCTTCCTGCTCATAGAGCGGCACGGTGCGGATGTCGATGCGCGGTGCATCCAGATGGGCCGCGGTCAGCGCAATGCCATTTTGCAGGCTCTCCTGGCCGATGACCGCCAGGATGACCGCCTTTTCCCGGTTGATGCGGTAAATACGATCGCCGGGTTTGAGTTCCATGCCGCGCTTATAGGGCTGGAAGCCGGCTTCGTGCGCGATGTTCACAATGGTATTGACTGCGTCCCGCTCGGTCTTGCCGCGGTCCAGGAACAGCTTATACCCTTCGGCATACTGCTGCACTTTCTCGGCGTCCAGTCGGTCAAACGCCGGTTTCTTTTGATAAAACAGTTCTTCGGAAGTCATGTGATTTCTCCTTTATTGCAAGATATCGTTATTTTATGTATCCGGTCCCAAATCATACGCTGCAAAGCGCCTGCCAGACGGCTTGCGCCTGGACTTGCAGCTCCTCCGGGCTGCCATCGTTCTGGATGACAAACCGGCAGCGCGCCCGGTAAAAATCCTCATCCGGCTGGCTGTCGATGCGGGCACAGGCTGCCTCGCGTGTCAAACCATCCCGGGCCATGATGCGCTGTACCCGTGTTTCACGTGAAGCAATCACACCGATCACATCCTCACACAAAGCGTCGGCCCCAGTCTGGAACAGCGTGGGGGCGTCGTACAAGACAACCGGTTTGCCCTGGGCTTGCAGCTCGGCAAACCGCTGCTCGGAGGCGGCACGGATATACGGAAAAGTCAGGGCGTTGAGCTGCCGCAGCCGGTCGGGGTCGGCAAATACGATAGAAGCCAGTTTCGGGCGGTCCAGGCTGCCGTCCGGTGTCAGCACCGGGCCAAATGCAGTCGCCAGACCGTCGAGCATGGAACGGCAGGTGTCACACAGCGTACGATAGACCGCATCTGCATCGACCGTGCCCGCACCGAGCGCCACAAAGCTTTGTGATACCAAGGTCTTTCCCGCGCCCGAGCCGCCGGTCAGTCCAATGATCTTCATAGCCTTCTCCCCTTAAACGACATTGATGACATGGAAGCCTGCGGCTTTTTTCAGCCGGTTGGCCACCGCCAGCCCCAAACCCTTATCGTCCGGACATTGCGCCCAGATCTCGCGCACATTGGTATCGTCAAACGCGCGCAGCGCGTCAAAGATGCGGCGCGCCTGGGTCTGCACGTCGTCCGACGAACCGATCACCCGCCGCTCGTGCATTTCAAACTGAAAAGCACATTCGGAAAAACAGATGATGCCTGCATCCAGTCCGGCGTGCCGGGTGATATAGGCCGCCGTGCGTTCCGGGTCACCGCAAACGACCGTGACCGGCGCTTTGGGCGCATAATGGCGGTATTTCATGCCCGGCGCGGATACGCGCACATCGTCCCCGATTTTTTCGCGCAGCGCGCGGTCAACTTCGACCTCCCCCAGTACCTCACGGAGCTGTTCGAGTGAAATGCCACCCGGCCGCAGCAGGCGGGGCTTGTCCCCTGCCAGGGATACGACGGTCGATTCCACACCCACGGTGCACGGGCCACCTTCCAAAATGGCCGGAATCTTGCCGCCCAGGTCTTCCATTACATGGCTGGACGTAGTGGTCGACGGCCGACCGGACGTATTGGCCGACGGCGCGGCCAGCGGGACTCCGGCTTCGCGGATGAGCTCCTGCGCCACCGGATGGCTGGGCAGGCGGATGCCGACCGTATCCAGCCCGGCGGAAACCTCGTCCGGGATGCAGTCAGCCTTGGGTAAAATCATGGTCAGCGGGCCGGGCCAAAAGCGGGATGCGAGCTTTTCCACGCTTTCGGGCACCGTGCGCGCCAGGTCATACATCTGCTTCTGGTCGGCGATGTGGACGATGAGCGGATTGTCCTGCGGGCGGCCTTTGGCTGCAAAGATCTTGGCCACGGCTTTGCCATCAAGCGCATTGGCCGCCAGACCATACACCGTTTCGGTCGGCATGCCGACCACTTCGCCCGCACGCAGCAGCGTTGCTGCCTCGGTATAAGCCGTCCGGTCCTTGACCGGATCGAGCAATCGTGTAATCAATAGTATCTTTCCTCCTTGCCGGACCGTATTCTCCTCCCTTATTATACCGCCCCGCGGGGCGCGCGTCAAAAGTTTCGCCTGCCGCACAAATACAACTTTACCTGTCTGCCGAATCGGGCTATAATAAAAAAGTATTCCGATTTACGAGAGGAGGCGCGCGCATGCGGGGGAAAAAAAAGCGGGAACGGCTGCTATCGACCGATACCTTGGACGAATTCTGCCAGGATGCCGGCAATTACCTGCGGCGCGGGCATACCCTGAATGAATGCTTTGCCGCCATGGCCGCGCGCGCGACCGGCGCGGGCGAAGAACGACTGTATCTGGAGCTTCGTACCGGTGTGCGCACCGGTTCGCTGGCAGCCGCCATGCGCAAGACCGGCGCCTTTCCCGAATATATGGTCGACCTGATCGACCATGGCGAACAGGAAAACTGTCTGGAAGAAACCTTCACCAGTCTGTCGTCCTATTTTGAACGCGAACGGGCGGCCAACCAGAGTTTGCGCGGCCGGGCGGCCTATCCGGCCGTCATGGCAGCCCTGGCGACCGCCATCCTCATCATTGCAGCCGGGTTCGTGCTGCCGCTGTTTGCCGATCAGTTTTCCGCGTTGGGACTTTCGTTCTCCCCCTTTGCCCGCTGGGCCATGCGGGCCGGCCGCTGGCTGGCCGGTGTGGCTGGGGTGCTGCTGACCGGTGCGGTCTTTGCCGGGGTGCTGCTCTGGCTCATCCTGCAAAACCGCAGCATGCATTTCTTCTATTCGACCCTGCTCGCCCGCAAGCTGGCCGCCGCGCAGTTTACCGCTGCGCTGGCCCTGTTCTGCCGCTGCGGCAAGGAGGACCGCGATACGGTCCGGCTGGCGGCCTTTCTGACCAAGCACCCGGAAATCGACCAGGCAGCGGCCCAGATGCAAAACGATCTGGCCGAAGGCGCTTCCCTGCCCCAGGCGCTGGCCCAAAGCGGTCTGGTGTCAGGCGTTGCGCTCAGCCGCCTGCGCTCGGCTGGACGGCCGGCCTTTATCTTGGATGAGGCGGCGGCCCGTCTGGCGATCGATACCGCCACCCGCATGGACCGTTTGCTGGTGCGGCTCGAACCCATCATCGTGCTGGCGCTGAGTGCTTCGGCGGGTGCGATCTTATTGTCGGTCATGCTGCCGCTGCTCGGCGGTCTGGCCGCTATGGCGTGAGGTGGAACCATGAAAAGCATCCTCAAAAGCCTGGTCACGGCGCTTTTGATCGTGGCCATTTTCTTTTTTGGGGTCCAGTACATCGACGACTGGATGGCCCAGGAAAGCCGCCGCGCGCTCGAACAGGAACTGGAGCAGGCGGCCGAACATTGTTATGCGGTCGAAGGCCGCTATCCCCCCGACCTTGACTATCTGGAAGAACATTATGGCATCCGCACCGAACACCGGCGCTTTGCGGTGGATTATCGCCGCGTGGCCCCGGACCGCGCGCCTGAAATCACCGTGAAGGCAGACAAAGGGGGTGCGTGGGCATGAAATGGACGGCCATCACCCGCCATCGTGCGGGCACGACCTTTGTGCTGGTGTTTTTCCTGGTGTTTTTAGCGCTGGGCAGCATACTGGCATTCGAAGCCGTGCGCGTTTATGAAGGCATCGATGCGCGCGCGACCGATACCCATACCCGTTCGGTACCGCTCGATTATCTCACCGGGGCGGCCCGCCGCGCCGATGCGCAGGACGGGCTGGACATCGTCACCCTGTCCGACGGCACCACCGCGCTTTTGGCCCGGGAAAACGACATCGACTGGCTGTATTTCTGCCGCGATGGCTATTTGTACAAACAAAATTCCGCCAAGAATGTCGCCACCGCCGAACGGCTGTGCACGGCCGGTTCGCTGCGGCTGCGCTTTGTCGGCGGCCTGATCCGCGCCGATTATGTGGCGCCGGACGGCGGCCGGGAGACCCTGTTCCTGTCCCCGCGCACGACAGGAGGTGCCCCATGAAACGTTTGAGCCGTACCCGTCTGTTTTTATTAGAAATGCTGGTCAATCTTCTGGTGTTCTGTGTGGGCGCTGCCATCTGCCTGATGACCCTATCGCGCGCCTATTCGCTCAGCGCCAGCAGCCGCGTATCCACCCAGGCGCAGCGGGTGGTGCAGAATGCGGCGATGGCCTTCCGGGCCACGGACGGCGAACTGGCCGAAATGCCCAGCCTACTGTCCGGCCGCATGGAGGACGATGTGCTGCATATCTGGTACAGCCAGGACTGGCAGCCGGTCGCCGAAGCTGATGGCATCTACTGCCTGACCGTATCGGTCAAACCGCTGGAAAACCATGTGCGCCAGGCACAAATCACCGTTTCGCCGGTGCAGGGCGGCCAGCCGGTGGCCGAACTGAGCGTATGTGAATACGTCGGCACCGCGGCAAAGGAGGCGGACGGATGAAAAAAAGAAAAAGCAGTCTGGCCGTCGGATTCCCGACCATTGTGAATATCCTGGTGCTGCTGGTGTTCGCCTGCGTGTCCATGCTGTCGCTCAGCCGCGCACAGGCCGACCATATGGCCGCTTCCCATGCCTGGGATGTGACCTATGGCTATTTTGCCGCCGACCAGCAAGCACAGATGCTGCTCGGCACCATTGAATCCGCGGTGGCGCTGGAGCCCAGCCTGGCGGGCGTGGAAATGGAATCGCTGCTCAATGAGCAGGGTATTGCTGCTCGGTATGACCCGGACAGCCAGATCTTTTCGTTCACCCTGCCTGCGGACGAAGCCGGTACCCTGTCGGTGTCCCTGCATCTGCTGGAACCGGGCTCCTATGAGATCGTGTCCTGGCAGCTGGTGCCCTACGAAACCGAATAAAACACGGAACGCAATATTTATACAAAATATAGCGTTCCGTATTTTTATAATGGATGTACTATCCTGTAATATTTTTTATCCACATTGCAAAACGTATTATCCACAGGGTTTTCCACATCGATGCTACGCACAGTTATCAACTTATTGTAATTTTTCATTTTTAGATTCCAATTTGTATTTTTCGTTTTCCACTATCCCCACAGTTTTATCCACAGCATATATTACGCATTGTATGATTTTTGCCAAGCCTTTCGGCAAAATGCTGAGATTTCTTGTCGAATCATCCACAAACAGCTGCTTTCTTGTGGATAAATCTGAGGATAAGTGGATAACTTCTGTGTATAAAACTGTGGACATGTTGATAACTTCAAGTTATCATCCAAAAAAATCTCGTTTATTCCGCGCTTTGGCGAATACAATACGTAATGAACGCCTTGAAAATATTCCCATGACATTTTGTGCATGACCGCTGCCGTTTTCGGGAAGCTTATGGGGTGCGATGGTTTGCGCCATCGAAAAAAAGCGGCAAAGGAGCGGCAAGGTTATGTGTGAGCAGCAAAATTCCATCTCCGACAACGAAACGCCCGAGCGGGACAGCATTACGCAGACCGGTTCGATCACCGCGCGTTCCTCGCGCGGCACGATCCACTGCATCACCATCGTAGGCCAGATCGAGGGGCACATGGAAGCGCCCCAACAGACCAAAACCACCAAATATGAGCATATCATTCCCCAGATCACCGCCGTAGAAGAGGCCGACGACATCGACGGCCTGCTGGTGCTGCTCAACACCGTGGGCGGCGATGTGGAGGCCGGTCTGGCCATTGCTGAGCTGATTGCCGGCATGCGCAAACCCACGGTATCGCTGGTGCTTGGCGGCGGGCATTCGATCGGTGTTCCGCTGGCCGTTGCGGCCAAGCAGTCCTTCATTGCCCCCAGCGCGGCCATGACCATCCATCCGGTGCGCATGAGTGGAACGGTCATCGCCTCTCCCCAGACGTATGCTTATTTCCGGTCCATTCAGGAACGCATCACCGCCTTTGTCACCGCGCATTCGCACATCGATCCGGCGGTGTTCGAACGGCTGATGATGGCCACCGACCAGATGTCGGCCGATGTCGGCACGGTCGTCGGCGGGCAGGAAGCCGTCGATCATGGGCTGATCGATGCGGTTGGCAGCCTGTCCGATGCTTTGAGCGCCCTGCATCAAATGATCGGGCCGCGTGACACCCAATAAATAAGAAAACCGCCCAGACACCGTATGCGCATCACGCATCTCCGTCCGGGCGGTTTTCTTATTCTTCACTTTCCAGGACGATCTCTTCGGCCTGCTGCTGGATGCGAATGATGTCATCGGTCAATTCGGGCCGGTTTTCCATCAGGTCGCTCAGCTGATTGAAGAGAAAAATGTACGCGTCTTTGTACTGCATCGTTGTTTTATCTCCCTTCCACATTGTATATTATACATACTTTTGCAAGATAAATCTAGTCCTATATTCCCTTGCAAACACTCCCCTATAATGATAAAGGATAGAGAGGTGAACCGCATCATGTTTAAACTAGAGAGACGTGAATTCGTCAATAAAACCTTTCGGCTGCCGCTTGCGCTGGTAGAAGAATTGCAAGAACTGGCACAATGTAAAAACATGTCGCTCAACCAGCTTGTGATTCGCTGCTGCGAATATGCACTCAACGATCTGGCCGATGAGGATAAGCCGGTCACCGGTTCCAACCGGGATCACTGACCTTTCTACTGTATCATATTGACCTGTTCTAAAGCTGTCGATTTTACCGACAGCTTGCTTTTTTTGTCGGGATTTTTTTTGCATTTTTCCAAAACGCCCTACCCGAAGGGCTAAAATTTTGGTATACTGTTTTTAATAGGACCCTGTCCATGCGCGCTTTTGCCGGATGCCCCTGCGGGGCACCCCGATTTGGCCGCACTCGTTTTGGAAGGAAGGTAAACTCACATGAAACTCACATTGGAAAGTTTGCGCAATAACCTCTCCTGGAAGGGGTATCGCCTGCCATCCTATGATATTGAAGCTGCACGGCAAACGACCCACGACGCCCCCACCTGGCTGCATTTTGGTGCGGGCAGCCTGTTCCGTGCCTTCCCGGCTGCTTTGGCACAGCGCCTGCTGACCGCTGGCCTGTCCAAGACCGGCGTCATCTGCTGCGAAGGCTATGATGAAGAACTGATCGACCGCGTCTATCGCGCCAACGACAATCTGTCCATCATCGCGACCCTGTATGCCGATGGCCATATCCAGAAAGAAGTCATCGCTTCGGTCACCGAAAGCCTCAAGATGAGCGAGGATATGGACCGTTTGACCGAGATCTTCTGCGCACCCAGCCTGCAAATGGTCACCATGACCATCACCGAAAAGGGCTACACCATCCGCGACAATGAGCGCAATTTTGTGCCCGATTTCGCCTGGGATGCTTCGGTCGGCCCCAAAGCCGCGGCGGCATCCTTCTTTGGCCGCCTGGCATCGTTGTGCCTTGCGCGCTTGCACGCTGGCGCCCCGGCGTTTGCGCTGGTTTCGCTGGACAACTGCCAGAATAACGGTATCCGTCTGCGCCGTGCCATGACTGATATGGCAGACGCTTGGCTGGAAGGCGAATTCATCACCGATACCGAACACGACTGGCTGGTAAACTCTATCTCCTACCCGCTGTCCATGATCGATAAGATCACGCCCCGCCCGGATGCGCGTGTCACCGAGCAGCTGGAAGCCGACGGTTTGGAAGGCATCCGCCCGTTTATGACCGAAAAAGGCACCTATGCGGCCGCGTTCGTCAACACCGAGCGTCCGCAGTACCTGCTCATTGAGGACAATTTCCCGAACGGCCATCCGCCGCTTGAGCAGCTGGGCATCATCTTCACCAACCGCAAGATCGTAGACCGGTCGGCTCGTATGAAGGCTTGCACCTGCCTGAACCCCATGGATACCGCGCTGGGCGTTTATGGCTGCATGCTCGGCTACAAGACCATCCACGATGAGATGCACGACCCGCAGCTGGTCAAGCTCATCACCCGCATGAGCGTTGACGAAGCGATGCCCATGGTCGAAGACCCGGGCGTTATCAATCCGGTCGAATTCCTTCACGAAGTGCTGCGCGAGCGCTATCCCAACCCCTTCCTGCCCGATACGCCCCAGCGTACGGCGACCGATACCTCGCAAAAGCTGTCTACCCGTTTTGGCCAGACGCTGTATGCGTACTACAATTCGCCGGTACCCATGCACCGCGTTTCCAACCTGACCTATATCCCGCTCGTGCTGGCGGGCTGGCTGCGCTATCTGCTGGGTGTGGACGATCAGGGCCAGCCGTTTGACCGCAGCCCCGACCCCATGCTCCCCTATCTGGACAACCTGCTCGAAGGCATTGAGCTGGGCGGTGAACCGGCTAAGGAAAAGCAGCTTTATCCGCTGCTGTCGAACAAGTCCATCTTTGGCGCGAACCTCTACGAAGTTGGTCTGGCCGACCGCGTGACCGACATGTTTGCCGAACTCACCCGCGGCCCGGGCGCGATTCGCACCACGTTAATCAAATATTGCGGCGAGTAACGCCGTCTTGTGACCGGAGCCAAAAGGCTCCGGTCTTTTTTTGCATTTCCCAGCCTGCCCCCGCATATACATAAAGATGCCACACGGAACCGATCCGCGTGGCGCCAACCGAAACGGAAGGAGCTGGTGCATCGATGTGTGGAATTGGTGGACTGATCGATTATGGACGAGGCGCCCGGGTTTGGAGCGATGTCGGGCGCCGGATGGCCCGGGCGCTGACGCCCCGCGGGCCGGATACCGGCGGGCAGTATCTGGATGACAGCGCTCTGCTCGTCCATCGGCGGCTGATCGTCGTGGACCCGACGGGCGGCGCCCAGCCGATGGAATCACCAGATGGGAATATTATTTTAATATATAACGGAGAGTTATATAATACCGAAGACCTGCGCGTGCTGCTGCTGGCCAAGGGACACACTTTCCGCGGCCATTCGGATACCGAAGTGCTGCTGCACGCCTATCTGGAATGGGGTACCGCGGCATTTGAAAAGCTCAATGGCATTTATGCCTTTGCGCTGTGGGACAAGGCAAACGCGCGCCTGACTTTATGCCGCGACCGGCTGGGGGTCAAGCCGCTGTTTTACAGCCGCCAGCGCGACGGCGTCGTCTTTGGCTCGGAAATCAAAGCCGTGCTTTGTCATCCGGAGATCCGGCCGCGCGTGGGCGCGGATGGTCTGCGTTCGGTGCTGCTGCTCGGTCCGGCGCGACCGCCGGGATTTGGCGTCTTTGAAGGCATCGACGAACTGCTGCCCGGCCATTATGCCGTGCTCACGCCCGAAGGCTTCCATACCTATGCCTATTGGACGCTGCGCGCCCAGGAGCATACCGACTCCCCGGCCCGGACGCTCGAGCACACCCGCGAACTCATTGAGGATGCCGCGACCCGCCAGCTGGTCAGCGATGTGCCGCTGTGCACCTTCCTATCCGGCGGACTGGATTCTTCGATTTTGTCCATGCTGGCGGCCCGGGCTTATCAGCGGCAAAACAAACAGCTGCACACCTGGTCGGTCGATTACCGCGACAACGATAAGTATTTTACAAAGAGTTTATTTCAGCCAAATAGTGACTCTGAGTATATCGGCATGATGGTCGATGCCATTGGCTCGCAGCATCATGAAGTGGTGCTGGAAAATCCGGCGCTGTGCGCCGCCCTGCTGCCCAGCGTGGACGCGCGCGACCTGCCGGGCATGGCCGATGTGGATTCC
Proteins encoded:
- a CDS encoding aminopeptidase: MTSEELFYQKKPAFDRLDAEKVQQYAEGYKLFLDRGKTERDAVNTIVNIAHEAGFQPYKRGMELKPGDRIYRINREKAVILAVIGQESLQNGIALTAAHLDAPRIDIRTVPLYEQEGMAFFKTHYYGGIKKYQWTAIPLELRGVVCVVRDGKMLKFRVDIGSDPEDPKFVITDLLPHLASKQMQEKMVDGIKAENMNILIGSQPSNTEDKDCKDKIKLAILEYLNRKYGMREIDFLSAELSCVPAFNACDIGFDRSMVGAYGHDDRVCCYPAATALIALDETPRRTAVCLLVDKEEIGSEGVTGMQSRFFDTFMADLCRTQDVYPEVCYENSTCLSTDVCNAYDPNYADVSEARNDGRLNCGFALMKYSGARGKSGTSDANAELMAQVRLILENAGVPWQTSQLGRVDQGGGGTVAMYLANRNIDTVDAGVPVLSMHAPFEVISKVDLYSAFLGMGAFYKA
- the coaE gene encoding dephospho-CoA kinase (Dephospho-CoA kinase (CoaE) performs the final step in coenzyme A biosynthesis.), whose protein sequence is MKIIGLTGGSGAGKTLVSQSFVALGAGTVDADAVYRTLCDTCRSMLDGLATAFGPVLTPDGSLDRPKLASIVFADPDRLRQLNALTFPYIRAASEQRFAELQAQGKPVVLYDAPTLFQTGADALCEDVIGVIASRETRVQRIMARDGLTREAACARIDSQPDEDFYRARCRFVIQNDGSPEELQVQAQAVWQALCSV
- a CDS encoding L-threonylcarbamoyladenylate synthase, which translates into the protein MITRLLDPVKDRTAYTEAATLLRAGEVVGMPTETVYGLAANALDGKAVAKIFAAKGRPQDNPLIVHIADQKQMYDLARTVPESVEKLASRFWPGPLTMILPKADCIPDEVSAGLDTVGIRLPSHPVAQELIREAGVPLAAPSANTSGRPSTTTSSHVMEDLGGKIPAILEGGPCTVGVESTVVSLAGDKPRLLRPGGISLEQLREVLGEVEVDRALREKIGDDVRVSAPGMKYRHYAPKAPVTVVCGDPERTAAYITRHAGLDAGIICFSECAFQFEMHERRVIGSSDDVQTQARRIFDALRAFDDTNVREIWAQCPDDKGLGLAVANRLKKAAGFHVINVV
- a CDS encoding type II secretion system F family protein; protein product: MRGKKKRERLLSTDTLDEFCQDAGNYLRRGHTLNECFAAMAARATGAGEERLYLELRTGVRTGSLAAAMRKTGAFPEYMVDLIDHGEQENCLEETFTSLSSYFERERAANQSLRGRAAYPAVMAALATAILIIAAGFVLPLFADQFSALGLSFSPFARWAMRAGRWLAGVAGVLLTGAVFAGVLLWLILQNRSMHFFYSTLLARKLAAAQFTAALALFCRCGKEDRDTVRLAAFLTKHPEIDQAAAQMQNDLAEGASLPQALAQSGLVSGVALSRLRSAGRPAFILDEAAARLAIDTATRMDRLLVRLEPIIVLALSASAGAILLSVMLPLLGGLAAMA
- a CDS encoding ClpP family protease, whose amino-acid sequence is MCEQQNSISDNETPERDSITQTGSITARSSRGTIHCITIVGQIEGHMEAPQQTKTTKYEHIIPQITAVEEADDIDGLLVLLNTVGGDVEAGLAIAELIAGMRKPTVSLVLGGGHSIGVPLAVAAKQSFIAPSAAMTIHPVRMSGTVIASPQTYAYFRSIQERITAFVTAHSHIDPAVFERLMMATDQMSADVGTVVGGQEAVDHGLIDAVGSLSDALSALHQMIGPRDTQ
- a CDS encoding mannitol dehydrogenase family protein; this translates as MKLTLESLRNNLSWKGYRLPSYDIEAARQTTHDAPTWLHFGAGSLFRAFPAALAQRLLTAGLSKTGVICCEGYDEELIDRVYRANDNLSIIATLYADGHIQKEVIASVTESLKMSEDMDRLTEIFCAPSLQMVTMTITEKGYTIRDNERNFVPDFAWDASVGPKAAAASFFGRLASLCLARLHAGAPAFALVSLDNCQNNGIRLRRAMTDMADAWLEGEFITDTEHDWLVNSISYPLSMIDKITPRPDARVTEQLEADGLEGIRPFMTEKGTYAAAFVNTERPQYLLIEDNFPNGHPPLEQLGIIFTNRKIVDRSARMKACTCLNPMDTALGVYGCMLGYKTIHDEMHDPQLVKLITRMSVDEAMPMVEDPGVINPVEFLHEVLRERYPNPFLPDTPQRTATDTSQKLSTRFGQTLYAYYNSPVPMHRVSNLTYIPLVLAGWLRYLLGVDDQGQPFDRSPDPMLPYLDNLLEGIELGGEPAKEKQLYPLLSNKSIFGANLYEVGLADRVTDMFAELTRGPGAIRTTLIKYCGE
- the asnB gene encoding asparagine synthase (glutamine-hydrolyzing), encoding MCGIGGLIDYGRGARVWSDVGRRMARALTPRGPDTGGQYLDDSALLVHRRLIVVDPTGGAQPMESPDGNIILIYNGELYNTEDLRVLLLAKGHTFRGHSDTEVLLHAYLEWGTAAFEKLNGIYAFALWDKANARLTLCRDRLGVKPLFYSRQRDGVVFGSEIKAVLCHPEIRPRVGADGLRSVLLLGPARPPGFGVFEGIDELLPGHYAVLTPEGFHTYAYWTLRAQEHTDSPARTLEHTRELIEDAATRQLVSDVPLCTFLSGGLDSSILSMLAARAYQRQNKQLHTWSVDYRDNDKYFTKSLFQPNSDSEYIGMMVDAIGSQHHEVVLENPALCAALLPSVDARDLPGMADVDSSLLLFCAAVKKEFTVCQSGECADELFGGYPWYHREEILFEDTFPWSRSVDFRLGLLQDGVVTDGPEFVRQHYLDTCAAADKLPGDSRKDARMREMFLLNLRWFMATLLDRKDRMSMYSGLEVRVPFCDHRIVEYAYNMPWDLKAWDGREKGIVRKAFENDLPKAIVWRKKSPYPKTFSPEYTGLVSSYVRQIMQDEHSYIPKLFRAEAIEELLLEPDSMPEPWYGQLMRGPQVFAYLIQLDRWFKKYRIELV